The following coding sequences lie in one Rutidosis leptorrhynchoides isolate AG116_Rl617_1_P2 chromosome 4, CSIRO_AGI_Rlap_v1, whole genome shotgun sequence genomic window:
- the LOC139840430 gene encoding uncharacterized protein, with translation MAKTYFVDCKTRAFKKTWDLLSFSRIPVKFELDKRGINLNSVRCPICDGDIETVEHILFSCQMAKDIWAKVLKWWGYNSALFGYEDIFNGTFDSVAHDHKRNQWQAVCWVVCYIIWKNRNAKVFKNKLETVPSLFSEVQVLSYDWISRRCKGHIMDWLQWFSQP, from the exons ATGGCTAAAACTTACTTTGTAGACTGTA AAACACGTGCTTTTAAGAAAACATGGGACCTTTTATCTTTTTCACGTATACCGGTAAAGTTCGAGTTAGATAAACGGGGCATCAATTTGAACAGCGTGAGATGCCCGATTTGTGATGGTGACATTGAGACGGTGGAACATATACTTTTTTCTTGTCAAATGGCCAAAGACATATGGGCGAAAGTCCTTAAATGGTGGGGGTATAATTCGGCTTTATTCGGGTATGAGGATATTTTTAATGGTACCTTCGACAGCGTAGCACATGATCACAAAAGGAACCAATGGCAAGCGGTTTGTTGGGTGGTTTGTTACATTATATGGAAGAATCGAAATGCAAAGGTGTTCAAGAATAAGCTCGAGACGGTCCCATCTTTATTTAGCGAGGTTCAAGTTCTTTCATACGATTGGATTTCACGACGTTGCAAGGGTCATATTATGGATTGGCTTCAATGGTTCTCACAACCTTAG
- the LOC139840431 gene encoding cytochrome P450 94B3-like, translated as MFFHCFHFLSLLFVLFYLFSLLRILIASTSSTITATRTTTSTNNNGNKSYPFIGCLISFHRNSHRLIHWFTDLLKVSPSQTIVLHRFGRKSQMIVTANPNNVEHILKTNFENYPKGKPFTDLLGDFLGMGIFNVDGDLWSTQRKLASHEFSTKSLREFEVSVLEEEVSKRLIPLLEKSVQNNDVLDMQDVFRRLAFDTICKISLGWDPCFLDYTKPVPLLASAFDLAAGASAMRGVALANWVWKAKRLLTIGSERKLKEAVGIVHREVDDIIRERRQQMAGNESRRDLLSMFISAGHDDELVRDMVISFLMAGRDTTSAAMTWLLWLLTWHPTIEKNVIKDVTYMTNDENKSSLNFDDLKKMDYLKACLFESMRLYPPVVWDSKHAKHDDVLPDGTRVYKGNRVMYFPYGMGRMETLWGKDCLEFRPDRWFSELGDFKMESPYKFPVFQGGPRVCLGKEMAIMQMKYVMASILTRFDFVPVCSDQPVFVPMLTAHMDGGLKVRVRRRIDVCDQL; from the coding sequence ATGTTTTTTCAttgtttccattttctttctctacTATTTGTACTTTTTTACTTGTTTTCTTTACTTAGAATCTTAATAGCATCAACTTCTTCCACCATCACCGCCACCAGGACCACCACGAGTaccaataataatggtaataagtcATATCCTTTCATTGGATGCCTAATTTCGTTTCACCGAAATAGCCATCGGTTGATCCATTGGTTCACGGACCTTCTCAAAGTATCGCCATCACAAACGATTGTTTTACATCGCTTTGGGCGAAAAAGTCAAATGATAGTCACAGCAAACCCTAATAACGTCGAACACATTCTCAAAACAAACTTTGAAAACTACCCTAAAGGGAAACCCTTTACGGATCTCCTTGGGGACTTTCTTGGAATGGGAATATTTAATGTCGACGGCGATCTATGGAGTACGCAAAGAAAGTTAGCTAGCCATGAGTTTAGCACAAAATCGCTACGTGAATTTGaggttagtgttcttgaagaagaaGTATCGAAAAGACTTATTCCATTGCTAGAGAAGTCGGTTCAAAATAATGATGTTTTGGACATGCAAGATGTTTTTAGAAGGTTAGCTTTTGATACCATATGTAAAATTTCACTTGGGTGGGACCCTTGTTTTTTGGATTATACTAAGCCTGTTCCGCTGCTAGCGTCAGCTTTTGACTTAGCAGCAGGAGCCAGTGCAATGCGTGGCGTTGCACTGGCCAATTGGGTGTGGAAAGCAAAGAGATTATTGACCATTGGAAGTGAAAGAAAGTTAAAAGAAGCGGTGGGGATTGTACATCGTGAAGTAGATGACATAATTCGCGAGCGAAGACAACAAATGGCGGGAAATGAAAGTCGAAGAGATTTGTTATCGATGTTTATATCCGCTGGTCATGATGACGAGCTTGTAAGAGACATGGTGATAAGTTTTCTCATGGCTGGAAGAGACACTACCTCAGCCGCGATGACGTGGCTCCTTTGGTTGCTGACGTGGCACCCTACCATTGAAAAAAATGTTATTAAAGATGTCACGTATATGACAAATGATGAAAATAAGTCGTCACTAAACTTTGACGACTTGAAAAAAATGGACTATTTGAAAGCATGCTTATTTGAATCAATGAGGCTATATCCGCCCGTTGTATGGGATTCGAAGCATGCCAAGCATGATGACGTGTTACCGGACGGGACACGTGTGTACAAAGGAAATAGGGTGATGTATTTCCCATATGGTATGGGAAGGATGGAAACATTGTGGGGAAAAGATTGTTTGGAGTTTAGACCGGACCGGTGGTTTAGTGAGTTGGGGGATTTTAAAATGGAAAGTCCTTACAAGTTTCCGGTTTTTCAAGGTGGTCCAAGGGTTTGTTTGGGGAAAGAAATGGCGATTATGCAAATGAAGTATGTGATGGCTTCAATTCTAACAAGGTTTGACTTTGTACCGGTTTGTTCTGACCAACCGGTTTTTGTTCCTATGTTAACGGCTCACATGGATGGTGGTTTAAAAGTTAGGGTACGTAGAAGAATTGACGTTTGTGATCAGCTATGA